The DNA sequence CAGTGAGACCACCGCGCAGGCCATCAACGTGGACACGAACACGATGATCGCCAGTGGTGTGGACATGGTGGCGGCTATGGCGGTGGCGATGAGGATACCGATCAGCCACACCACGGCACACAGAATCGCCTGGTAGATGGGGATGCGCATCACCAGATTGCGCACCATGTTGGGATCATGATCGTCGGGGTGCCGCTGCCAGTCCAACACCGGGCGGAACAGCAGGAAGGTCACCAGGATACCCACCAACACCGCGAACACCACGTACACGCTCCCGACCACCGGTAGGTAGGAGATATCCGGGTTGAAGCTGGTGTCCGTCGGATGCGGAATCATATAACGGACAAACAGCATGATCGCGAGCGCGCCAATGACATTGGTGCCCAGCACCGTCGCAGCGTACAGCGGCCACGAAGTGCCCCACAGCCATTTCAGCGCCTGAAGCAGTCGACTCATGCCCATTACTCTATCCTGCCTGCGGACATGAGACCGTGAAGGCATTAGCGATTAGTGTGGTTGATGTGAATAACATGAGTGTCTTCGATCAGCTGGCCGGTCCCGAATCCATTTCAGGCACGCTTATCGACGCCGCCACCGCCGCCCGCGCGATTGCGCGGGACACCTCCGGGGCGCGGGGTAACAACGCGGACACTCATGTGGAGGATGGCGCGGGGATCAGTGATTCGGCCTTCACCCATTCCTGGCTCTTCACCGGCCCACCCGGTTCGGGACGCTCCGTGGCCGCCCGTGCCTTCGCGGCAGCCCTGGTGTGCTCAGCTCCGGACATCGTGGGGTGTGGCAGGTGTGAACACTGCCGGTCCGTGCTCTCTGATTCCCACGGCGATGTGGTGTACATCCAACCCCATGAACTCTCCATCGGCATTGACCTGATGCGCACCGTGGTCGACGATGCCGCGAAACTGCCCACGGTATCCAACTGGCGTGTGATCATTTTGGAAAACGCCGATCGCCTCACCGAACCTGCCGGAAACGCCCTGCTGAAGACAGTGGAGGAACCACCAGAGCGCACCGTGATCATCCTGTGCGCGCCATCCACCGACCCAGAAGACATCATGGTGACGCTGCGCTCCCGTTGCCGACACATCTATATCCCCACGCCCACCGTGGATGAGGTGGCCCGCATCCTGGTCCGTGAGGGTGGGGTCGCGGAGAACGATGCCCGCCTGGCCGCCGCGGCCTCCGGCGGACATATCGGACGCGCACGACACCTAGCCCACAACCAGCAGGCCCAGATCAGACGTGCCAACATCATCAACCTGGCTGAGCTCATCTATCACGGCGACCAGGCCTTCCAGGCGGTGAACTCCCTGGTGAAAGGCATTGAGAAGGAATCCCAGGACAGTCTCGCCGCCATTGAGGACCAGGAGATGGAGAAACTCCACACCTCCCTCGGCATGGGATCCAAGGGCAAAGGCATGCAAAAGGCCCTGCGTGGAGTATCCGGCCAGATCAAGGAACTGGAGGACAACCAGCGGAAACGCCGCACCCGTTTTCTCCGCGACGCACTCGACCTTGCCCTGATTGACCTGGCCGGAATCTACCGTGATGCCCTGGTCCTCTCCTCCGGTGCTGGCGTGGGCCTGACGCACCCCGACATGGAAGGACTATCCCGGGAGCTGGCAGAAAAAGTCACCGGCGAAGGTCTGCTCGACTGCCTCGATGCGATCAACAAATGCCGCGAATACTTCGGATACAACGTCCGCCCGGTGGTGGCCATGGATGCGCTGGTAGGCAGACTCCGCAAGGCGTATAAAGTCCGCTGAGGGTTTATTGACGGCCGCGGGGTGCCTGAGGGCTAAGGGTGCCCCCTGATTATTGCCGGGCATATGCTGTGCGGTAAACTGTCGAATCGTTAAAAGTACTGCGCCGCTTTAGCTCAGTCGGTAGAGCGTCTCACTCGTAATGAGAAGGTCAGGAGTTCGATTCTCCTAAGCGGCTCCATATAGAACGACAGCCCCCTTTTTCCAGTAATGGTGAAAGGGGGCTGTCGTCATATTCTTGAGCGGCGCGTTAGTTGCCCATGGTGTTCGGGAGGTGGGGGTTGCGTCGAAAAGCATAGAGGCCACCTGCTGTGAGCACCGCAGCACCGATGACCACCAGCCCCCAGGGCTGGGGGAGTTCCTGGGACAGAACGGCCACACCCATGACCAGCACGAATACTCCGAAGCCCTTGCGCAGGGCCTGCTCGGGAACCACGGATGTCAGGCGGGCACCGATCACCGCACCGACCAGTGCGGCAGCGGTTACCGCCAGCACCACGGGCCAGTCCAGGCTCACGGAGGTCAGGTAACCGGCGAGTCCGGCGAAGGATTTCATGGAGATCACCAGCAGGGAGGTGCCCACCGCCATCGGCATGGACAATCCGCCGAGGAGCGCCAGGGCTGGGACCACCAGGAACCCACCGCCGGCTCCGACGAGCCCGGTGACCAAACCGACGGCCAACCCTTCAGCGAGGATTTTGCCCAGCGGCAGGGATTTCTTCGCGCTGGTTCCGGATTGTTTTTTCCGGCTGCGCAGCATGGCGGTGGCGGTGGCGATCATCATCAGGGCGAAGGCGATGAGGAGAATCGTCCCGGGGATGAACCCGCCGAGAAGGCCACCCAGGAAGGCACCGAGCATGCTGGCCACACCGAAGATGAGTCCGGTGCGCCACTGCACATGTCCGTGCCGGGCATGTGCGATGGTGCTGACCACGGAGGTCGTGCCCACCACGAACAGTGAGGCTGCGATGGCTTCCTTGGCATCCATTCCGGCGACATAGGTGAGAAGCGGGACGGTGAGAATGGATCCGCCGCCACCGAGCAGTCCGAGGCTGAGCCCGACCACGATGGCGAGCAGAATCACCAGTGCGAGAGTGATGCTCATGATTCCTGTCTTTGAAACGTGGGCCGGGTGCAGGCCAGGGGGTGTCTAGACCCGGGTGATGTTTGTGGTGGCCACGGGGATATTGCGCACAGTGGACTCCAGGGTCGGGGTCACCGCGGTCCGGTTCCAGGGCATTTTGGACAGGGCGCTGGCCATCATGCAGGAGTCGCTGAGTGCGGAGTAGGTGAGTCCGGCTCCGATCGCTGCGGAGAGGTATCCCAATGGTCGGGCGATGGTGCGGGAGCCGAGGAAACCCGCTAGGACCAGCGAACCTGCGACCATGCGGACCTGGCGGTCCATGGCCCAGCGCCGTGTGCCACGAATGACGTCACCGCCCGCTGATTCAAAGGCTGCTGTTCCACCGGCCAAGACGCTGGCTTCGGTTAAGCCAGCGGCGGCGAGGCGTTCGCGGGCTTCCTCTGCGCGGATGCCGGATTGGCAGACCAACACCACGCCATCGTGGAAACGGGAGGCGAACTCCGCGGTGTGCTCGGACAGCATGGCAAGGGGGACATTGTAGGCACCGCGGATATGCAGGGACTCAAACTCTGCGGGGGTGCGGACATCGATGATCATCAGCTGCTGATCATGGGCGAGGCGAGCCTTTAGTTCCTCTGCCTCGAGTGTGGTGATCAGTGTGGTTGCAGTGGTCATGGGTGTGTGGGTTCCTATCTGGGCGGTGAATGAGATTATGTGTTGTTGTGGGCGAGCCAGCCCAGGTATGAGCCTTCGAGCTCGATGATTCGGTAGCCCCTGCGACGCAGTGCCGAGGCGGCCACAGAGTTACGGACACCCGATTGGCAGTAGGTGATGATGGTGGCGTCGTCAGCGGGGAGCTGGTCTAAGTTCCAGAGAACCCGTCCACCGGAGAGCTGCGCTGAACCTGGGATGTGGCCGTCGGCGTGCTCGGTTTTATTGCGCAGATCCAGCAGCATGGCGTGATTGGTGTGTTCGAGCTGAGCCTGGGGGAGAACCTCCGGGGTGGTTATGGGCAGCCCTTCGAAGGAGGTGATGAAACCGGCGACCTCGTCGATGCCGACGCGCATGAAATGGTTGCGATAATTTTCAGCTGTTTCTGAATCGGCGGCGAGAATGACCAGGTTGCCACTGTCCACCTCTGGGTCGAAGACCCAGGCGGAATAGGTCGCTGCCTTGTCCACGCCTGGCACGTTGACCGCACCCTCGACGGTGCCCGCGTGGACCTTGGTGTGGTGACGGGTATCCACGAGGATCTTCTCACCCCGCCGGACCTGGTCAGCGATGTCTGCGCCTTGCAGCTCAGGAAGTGGGGTCAGTGGGTACCCGAGGATCAACGGGCCGGACTTGTTCTGGCGTTTCATGCGGCCGAAATAGGCGTGGGCATCAGGCTGGCCCTCGAGGAGCTCTTCGATGAAACCCTGCTCATCGTCATTGTTCAGATAAGGGGCCCACCAGGCGTAGCTGCGTTCATAACCAACAGTGGTCGAGGGCAGAGCACCGAGAGCCTTGCCGCAGGCGGAACCTGCGCCGTGGGCGGGATAGATCTGGACATGGTCGGGCAGGTCCAAAAAGACATTTTTCAGGCTATGGAACAGTTGCGATGCTCCGGCGAAGCGCGTGTCGATGCCCCCTGCGGCCTCATCAAGTAGATCCGGGCGACCCAGATCGCCGGAGAAAACGAAATCACCGGACAGCATATACCCGGGGGTATTGGCGAAAGCTCCATCGGTGACCAGGAACGACAGGTGCTCCGGGGTATGGCCCGGGGTGTGGCGGGCCTGGATGACGATATTGCCGATGGTGATGGTGTCGCGGTCATGGAGTCGGGTGCCGTCGAAACCGTATTGCCAGTCCTCCCCGCCTTCCCCGGAGACATAGATCTGAGCACCGGTGGCCGCAGCGAGCTCACGGGTGCCAGAGAGATAATCGGCGTGAATGTGGGTTTCGGCGACACCGGTGATGGTCATTCCGTGGTGGCTGGCCAGATCAAGATAGTCGGCGATGTCGCGGCGGGGGTCTACAACGACAGCGGTGTTCTCAGCCTGACAGCCAATGAAATAACTGGCCTGTGCCAGGTCCTCGTCATAGAAGCGGTGTAAAAGCATGGGAATCACTCCAGGTTCTTCGATGGTGGTGGGTGAGTGGAACCCAGTGTGGCATATACCCCCCGGGGTATCAAGTTGTACTGGGGGGAGTATCTGAATCTGCTGGTGGGAGGGTTTTGCTGGGTGTCGGCTTGTGCGGGGGAACGTGCAAGCGTGACAGGGGCCGTGCCACCGCCCGGCCGGAGCGGGCAGTGGGGGAAATCGCTAAGCCAAGGCCCACGCCATTGGGGGGTGTCCCTATGTTTTTGTCAAGAGGTGGGCCCTGTACTCAGGAAACCACTTCGGGGGTAACTTCTAATTCTCGTAATCAGCATGGCTGATCGGCTGGTCAGCGTGTTCATTGTTGACCAGCTGATCGTGCTGGCAGTGAATTAGGCAGCGGCCCTGGAGGGAACCTCCCGGAAGAACTCAGCTCGGGTCAACATCGCGTAGATGACATTGCACCGCCGCCTGGCCAAACACATGATGGCTGCGTTATGGCGCTTGCCCTCGGCTCGTTTCCGTTCGTAGTAGGTCTTCGATGCTTCATGAGATCGCAAGGATGCGAACGCGGAGTAGAACAACGCATTCTTGAGCCTTTTGTTGCCTGATCTAGCGGGGAACTCGCCACGGATGGATGTGCCAGATCTTCGTGTCACCGGGGCGATCCCGGCATAAGCGGCCAGGTGCCCGGCGGATCGGAAGTCAGAACAGTCACCGACAGCCAGGAGGATATTGGCTGCGGTCTTGATGCCAACTCCCGGCATAGATATCAAGACCTGGTGAAGAGGGAATTCTTCGAGTAACTCCTCAACTTGTTCAGCGATAGTTTTGCGCTGTTCCAGCAGGGACTTGATGTTGGTGGCCAACTGCGGGATGACGATCTCAGCAGCTGCGGTTCCAGGTACCGTGACGGTTTGGGCTTTCAAACCGTCGAAGATAGCATCCACCAGCTTCGTGGGATCCTTCTTCGCGCGGTTACTCATCCAGGTGTGAACACGCTGGTATCCCGCCTTTTTCATCTTCGTTGGTCCGCCGTAATGGATCAGCATCTCTAACACTAAGGGTCGGGTGATCACATCACCGACCAGTGCTCGTTCGAAGCTGGGGTAGATCTGGGTGAGCACGCTGCGCAATCGGTTGATGGTTCTCGTGCAGTCTTTGGCGATGTCGTCATCAAAGCCTGACAGCATCTTCAACGCTGACAAGACTTCGTTGTCGCGGTCGACAGCACGCAAGGTATGTGGCATGGTCCGTGCGGTATCGGCGATGATGAAGGCGTCCCGACGGTCGGTTTTGGACCGCCCTGGATAGAGATCAGCGGCCTTGCGTATGGCCAGACCTGGGAGGTAACCAACCAGGCAGCCGGCATCG is a window from the Corynebacterium faecale genome containing:
- a CDS encoding rhodanese-like domain-containing protein is translated as MTTATTLITTLEAEELKARLAHDQQLMIIDVRTPAEFESLHIRGAYNVPLAMLSEHTAEFASRFHDGVVLVCQSGIRAEEARERLAAAGLTEASVLAGGTAAFESAGGDVIRGTRRWAMDRQVRMVAGSLVLAGFLGSRTIARPLGYLSAAIGAGLTYSALSDSCMMASALSKMPWNRTAVTPTLESTVRNIPVATTNITRV
- a CDS encoding sulfite exporter TauE/SafE family protein, translated to MSITLALVILLAIVVGLSLGLLGGGGSILTVPLLTYVAGMDAKEAIAASLFVVGTTSVVSTIAHARHGHVQWRTGLIFGVASMLGAFLGGLLGGFIPGTILLIAFALMMIATATAMLRSRKKQSGTSAKKSLPLGKILAEGLAVGLVTGLVGAGGGFLVVPALALLGGLSMPMAVGTSLLVISMKSFAGLAGYLTSVSLDWPVVLAVTAAALVGAVIGARLTSVVPEQALRKGFGVFVLVMGVAVLSQELPQPWGLVVIGAAVLTAGGLYAFRRNPHLPNTMGN
- a CDS encoding DNA polymerase III subunit delta', producing MSVFDQLAGPESISGTLIDAATAARAIARDTSGARGNNADTHVEDGAGISDSAFTHSWLFTGPPGSGRSVAARAFAAALVCSAPDIVGCGRCEHCRSVLSDSHGDVVYIQPHELSIGIDLMRTVVDDAAKLPTVSNWRVIILENADRLTEPAGNALLKTVEEPPERTVIILCAPSTDPEDIMVTLRSRCRHIYIPTPTVDEVARILVREGGVAENDARLAAAASGGHIGRARHLAHNQQAQIRRANIINLAELIYHGDQAFQAVNSLVKGIEKESQDSLAAIEDQEMEKLHTSLGMGSKGKGMQKALRGVSGQIKELEDNQRKRRTRFLRDALDLALIDLAGIYRDALVLSSGAGVGLTHPDMEGLSRELAEKVTGEGLLDCLDAINKCREYFGYNVRPVVAMDALVGRLRKAYKVR
- a CDS encoding IS110 family transposase, with product MTTGNTHDVTIGLDVGKTAHHACAMLSSGEIIYDKPLPQDETQLRKVFTDLQQHGTVLMVVDQPNTIGALPIAVARDAGCLVGYLPGLAIRKAADLYPGRSKTDRRDAFIIADTARTMPHTLRAVDRDNEVLSALKMLSGFDDDIAKDCTRTINRLRSVLTQIYPSFERALVGDVITRPLVLEMLIHYGGPTKMKKAGYQRVHTWMSNRAKKDPTKLVDAIFDGLKAQTVTVPGTAAAEIVIPQLATNIKSLLEQRKTIAEQVEELLEEFPLHQVLISMPGVGIKTAANILLAVGDCSDFRSAGHLAAYAGIAPVTRRSGTSIRGEFPARSGNKRLKNALFYSAFASLRSHEASKTYYERKRAEGKRHNAAIMCLARRRCNVIYAMLTRAEFFREVPSRAAA
- a CDS encoding MBL fold metallo-hydrolase, translated to MLLHRFYDEDLAQASYFIGCQAENTAVVVDPRRDIADYLDLASHHGMTITGVAETHIHADYLSGTRELAAATGAQIYVSGEGGEDWQYGFDGTRLHDRDTITIGNIVIQARHTPGHTPEHLSFLVTDGAFANTPGYMLSGDFVFSGDLGRPDLLDEAAGGIDTRFAGASQLFHSLKNVFLDLPDHVQIYPAHGAGSACGKALGALPSTTVGYERSYAWWAPYLNNDDEQGFIEELLEGQPDAHAYFGRMKRQNKSGPLILGYPLTPLPELQGADIADQVRRGEKILVDTRHHTKVHAGTVEGAVNVPGVDKAATYSAWVFDPEVDSGNLVILAADSETAENYRNHFMRVGIDEVAGFITSFEGLPITTPEVLPQAQLEHTNHAMLLDLRNKTEHADGHIPGSAQLSGGRVLWNLDQLPADDATIITYCQSGVRNSVAASALRRRGYRIIELEGSYLGWLAHNNT